One Capsicum annuum cultivar UCD-10X-F1 chromosome 2, UCD10Xv1.1, whole genome shotgun sequence genomic window carries:
- the LOC107860307 gene encoding guanylate cyclase alpha, whose amino-acid sequence MACLEMYNKNNNSSTDHSNSTNNNNKHYSMSPRISFSNDFIESSTTSSQHHQQQMMMKNQERSYSDAPVSSDFEFSVTNYSMISADELFSKGRLLPFKETQKTITTIRDELLNDDDDDDNDFTLTIPKSSTRWKGLLGLKKSHLGSKKIDKKNDEKRPQDLPHATKNSQEMYNGSGSGRDMDFRFN is encoded by the coding sequence ATGGCATGCTTAGAAATgtacaacaaaaacaataactCATCCACTGACCACAGCAACagcaccaacaacaacaacaaacattATTCAatgagtccaagaatctctttctCCAATGACTTCATTGAATCTTCAACTACTTCTTCTcagcatcatcaacaacaaatgATGATGAAGAATCAAGAAAGGTCTTATAGTGATGCTCCTGTTTCCTCTGACTTTGAATTCTCCGTCACTAATTATTCCATGATTAGTGCTGATGAACTTTTCTCTAAGGGCAGGTTACTGCCCTTTAAAGAGACTCAAAAGACTATTACTACTATTCGAGATGAACTCCTCAATGACGACgacgatgatgataatgattttaCCTTGACGATACCCAAAAGTTCTACTAGGTGGAAGGGTCTATTAGGCCTCAAAAAATCTCATCTTGGTTCCAAGAAAATCGacaagaaaaatgatgaaaagaggCCTCAAGACCTGCCTCATGCCACCAAGAATTCCCAG